In Spirochaetota bacterium, the genomic window TTCTAAATTCTGTCATCTCCTTACTATAAAACTTTATAGCCATACAACCTACAATCTCTCCATCATATTGAGCAACTATGAAGTTCCTTATGTGATCAGAAATGTCATCCTTTGTTCTAGGCAACAAGTCTCCAGTCTTGACGTAGGGATCCATTAAGCCGTATATACTATCAACATCATCTAAAGTAGCATCTCTTATTGTGATACTATTTGAAATGTTTTGATCTTCAACACTACGCATATTTTAAACAATATAAACTAACAAATCTTTTAGTGCTCAAATGAGAGAATTCTAGTTGGCTAGTCAGTAGAATAAATTTCAACTTCATAACTCTATAACCCTAATTGAAAACATAAAAAACGAATTATCTCTTACTTTCTTCTAGTTCATTCCAAAGTCTTGCACACATACTTGCGAGTTCTCTAACTCTTGCTATGTAGTTTGCTCTCTCGGTTATGCTAATAGCATTCCTTGCATCAAGCATATTGAAGGTATGGGAACACTTCATAACTAGGTCGTAAGCAGGGAATATTAGTTTTGCTTCTATTAATCTTTTCGCTTCTTTCTCAAACTTGTTGAATAGTTCAAAGTATAGTGAAGTATCTGAAAGCTCAAAGTTATACACAGAATATTCGTATTCAAAGTATTTCTGAAGGTCTCCATACTTGACATCTTTATTCCATTTAATATCAAACACATTATCAACATCCTGAAGATACATAGTTATTCTTTCTGAACCGTAAGTAATCTCAACTGGTATAGGGTAAAGTTCTATTCCACCAACTGCTTGGAAGTAAGTGAATTGAGTTATCTCCATTCCATCAAGCCATACTTCCCATCCAAGACCCCAAGCCCCTAGAGTAGGAGATTCCCAGTCGTCATGGACGAACCTGATATCGTGCTCTTTCGTGTTTATTCCAAGCCTCTCAAGGCTCTCAAGATACATCTCCTGTATGTTTATCGGTGAAGGTTTCATTATCACTTGGAATTGATAGTAAAAACCGAGTCTGTTTGGGTTCTGACCGTATCTACCATCAGTTGGTCTTCTACAAGGCTCCACATAAGCAACATTCCAAGGCTTCTTACCAATAACTCTTAAGAATGTATCAGGATTGAAAGTTCCAGCTCCTACTTCCAAGTCCCATCCTTCTCTGATTACACATCCCTTCTCCGCCCAAAACTCCTTCAGCGTAGATAACACATCTTGAAAATACATACTATCTCCCTAGAACATAATGATATACAAACAATCTACTTTCTATCAATGAACTGAAAGTTTTAGATGTTCTAACCCCGTACATCACACATATATCTTATTTAGTCTCAAGGTATAATATAGCAAATTCACACAAGGTAGGCAATAGAATACCTAGATTTTATCATTTCAAAACAACTAGATAGATTAAAAAGTTCCTGCATTCTTACACTTTAGGATGAGATACAAAAGGAAGAGTTGAAGATTATCCTATCAGGCAATATGAAACATTCTAAAAACATTCTTTCTCAAAAACACTGAATTCCTAATCAATTCTATCAAAAGATAGTGGTAAAGACCGAAGAGAATAGATAAAAATTATTCCTTACCAAGGTAAAAATATGTTCAATAACTCTGCCTCGGCACTCATAGTTGCGCTACTTATGATAATGATACTATCAATAATATCAGTATCTCTACTAAATTTTATCAACTTCTACTATCTAGATGCTTCAAGGTTCTACGAATTTGAAAAACTCAAGTTAGCATCTGAAAACGATATTCTTGAAACCATATTATCAGTCAGGAGAGGTGAATTTATCACAAATACGGTTTTTAGAACCAATACCGACGATTTTGTGTATAAAGTTAGTAGAAGAATTTTTTCAACTAACAATCTATACACTGTAGTGCTTGACCTTGAATCGCCTAAAGCACGAGTTAGAAGAAGCATTAAATTCTATGTAATAACTCCTACTGATTTCTGCTACATGGTTATTGACAGATTAAATATAAAGAAGGATACTAAAGGGGTATTTTGGGGATACTCGTTCGTTAGAGGTGCATTAGGTGAATCTGATAACTTATTCTTTTCATATACATATCCACCTTTGTTTTCAGATATGACGAACTTAAATCTAGTATCCTATGTAGCATCCGCTGACATTTCACCAGAAACTCCTTCTCTTAACCTAAACATAAAATACAAAACAAACATCGTCAACTCTGCAAGTATAAGTATAGATATTAATGAGATAGTTAAGAAGACAATACCTCTAGTAAGCAAAGGTTGGTTGATTGACTCAAACTACCAAACAACCGAAGAGATACAAAATAGTCTAATCTCTGAAAAAGAGTATCTTGGGAGGTTTTCATACTCGGAAGCGAAAATAAGGTTGTCAAAATCTGTTGAAAACATATACTTTTCCAGAAGCAGGAATAGTGAAACTATAGACATTCTAAACAATTCGGATACCTTTGGTTCCAGAGGTGAAGTTACAAGGAAATTCATAAAATTTGAAGATGGTTTTTTAAAATTCAATACTTTTCCTGTTCAGATCACTCTACAACCCGAATCATTTTACGAACCTTATAAAATAAAACTCAACAGTGATACATTGAGGAATGTCAGTGAGTATAGGAAGGTAATAGGAGTGTATCTTGAGGATACTAATAGAAACCTTCTTAACGACGGAGTAATACTAGACAAAGATATT contains:
- a CDS encoding glycine--tRNA ligase subunit alpha, whose translation is MYFQDVLSTLKEFWAEKGCVIREGWDLEVGAGTFNPDTFLRVIGKKPWNVAYVEPCRRPTDGRYGQNPNRLGFYYQFQVIMKPSPINIQEMYLESLERLGINTKEHDIRFVHDDWESPTLGAWGLGWEVWLDGMEITQFTYFQAVGGIELYPIPVEITYGSERITMYLQDVDNVFDIKWNKDVKYGDLQKYFEYEYSVYNFELSDTSLYFELFNKFEKEAKRLIEAKLIFPAYDLVMKCSHTFNMLDARNAISITERANYIARVRELASMCARLWNELEESKR